From a single Sander vitreus isolate 19-12246 chromosome 4, sanVit1, whole genome shotgun sequence genomic region:
- the znf740a gene encoding uncharacterized protein znf740a isoform X1 has product MSHLPSSSVRDHMKWAGLLGCEAVLSSMALMQASSMAAPPKKMMAPLGHGPPQREGPDRAPQSHMILPSGMSCPPLVRTHFGNLIRKEGEFQAPRLLDEKEMRANEDMQQKKKNRKSVTPCKVREQEGRGGKGTGGDENGPSSKVQKNFICDHCYGAFRSGYHLKRHILIHTGEKPYACAVCDMRFIQRYHLERHSLIHTGVKPYACSMCDMRFFQRYHLERHRLTHTGMRPFTVPSSRVKPYACSMCDMRFFQRYHLARHSLTHTGVKPYACSMCDMRFFQRYHLARHSLTHTGVKPYACSMCDMRFFQRYHLARHTLTHTGVKPYACSMCDMRFFQRYHLARHSLTHTGVKPYACTMCDMRFIQRYQLERHSLTHTGVKPYACTMCDKRFFQRYHLARHSLTHMGVKPYACTMCDMKFFQRYHLARHSLTHTGVKPYACTMCDKRFFQRYHLARHSLTHMGVKPFACTMCDMRFVQRYHLARHSLTHTGVKPYACTMCDKRFFQRYHLARHSLTHMGVKPFACTMCDMRFVQRYHLARHSLTHTGVKPYACSMCDMRFIQRNHLERHSLTHTGEKPFACDMCDMRFIQRYHLERHKRVHSGEKPYQCERCQQNFSRTDRLLRHRRLCQGRGVAKVENQPCCEPRPYPQEPPPAPQTWSPLHPPPGRLAV; this is encoded by the exons ATGTCACATCTGCCCAGCAGCTCAGTCCGCGACCATATGAAATGG gcGGGGCTGCTTGGCTGCGAGGCTGTCCTCTCCAGCATGGCCCTGATGCAGGCCAGCTCCATGGCCGCTCCGCCCAAAAAAATGATGGCTCCACTTGGCCATGGACCACCGCAGAGAGAGGGACCTGATCGTGCTCCCCAGAGCCATATGATCCTCCCATCCGGAATGAGCTGTCCACCCCTGGTTAGGACCCACTTCGGAAAT CTTATCCGGAAGGAAGGTGAATTCCAAGCTCCCCGCCTGCTGGATGAGAAGGAGATGAGGGCCAACGAGGAcatgcagcagaaaaaaaagaacaggaaATCAGTTACACCCTGCAAAGTGAGAGAACAAGAAGGAAGGGGAGGGAAG GGCACAGGTGGAGATGAGAATGGTCCATCATCCAAAGTGCAGAAAAACTTTATTTGTGATCACTGTTACGGAGCATTTAGAAGTGGATACCACCTGAAGAGACACATCCTCATTCATACAG GGGAGAAGCCGTATGCTTGTGCCGTATGTGACATGAGGTTTATTCAGCGTTACCACCTGGAGAGACACAGCCTCATTCACACGG gggtgaAGCCGTACGCTTGTTCCATGTGTGACATGAGGTTTTTCCAGCGTTACCACCTGGAGAGACACAGACTCACTCATACGGGTATGCGTCCATTTACCGTACCCAGTTCAA GGGTGAAGCCGTACGCTTGCTCCATGTGTGACATGAGATTCTTCCAACGTTACCATCTGGCAAGACACAGCCTCACTCATACTG GGGTGAAGCCATACGCTTGCTCCATGTGTGACATGAGATTTTTCCAACGCTACCACTTGGCAAGGCACAGCCTCACTCACACGG GGGTGAAGCCATATGCTTGCTCCATGTGTGATATGAGATTTTTCCAGAGATACCACCTGGCAAGACACACTCTCACCCATACGG GGGTGAAGCCATACGCTTGCTCCATGTGTGACATGAGGTTCTTCCAGCGTTACCATTTGGCAAGACACAGCCTCACTCATACTG GGGTGAAGCCGTATGCTTGTACCATGTGTGACATGAGGTTTATACAACGTTACCAACTGGAGAGACACAGTCTTACTCATACGG GGGTGAAGCCGTACGCTTGCACCATGTGTGACAAGAGGTTTTTTCAGCGCTACCACCTGGCAAGACACAGCCTCACTCATATGG GTGTGAAACCTTATGCTTGCACCATGTGTGACATGAAGTTTTTTCAGCGTTACCACCTGGCGAGACACAGCCTCACTCATACGG GTGTGAAACCTTATGCTTGCACCATGTGTGACAAGAGGTTTTTTCAGCGCTACCACCTGGCGAGACACAGCCTCACTCATATGG GTGTGAAACCTTTTGCTTGCACCATGTGTGACATGAGGTTTGTTCAGCGTTACCACCTGGCGAGACACAGCCTCACTCATACGG GTGTGAAACCTTATGCTTGCACCATGTGTGACAAGAGGTTTTTTCAGCGCTACCACCTGGCGAGACACAGCCTCACTCATATGG GTGTGAAACCTTTTGCTTGCACCATGTGTGACATGAGGTTTGTTCAGCGCTACCACCTGGCGAGACACAGCCTCACTCATACGG gggtgAAGCCGTATGCTTGTTCCATGTGTGACATGAGGTTTATTCAGCGTAACCACCTGGAGAGACACAGCCTCACTCATACGG GAGAGAAGCCATTTGCTTGTGACATGTGTGATATGAGGTTTATCCAGCGCTACCACCTTGAGAGACACAAGCGTGTCCATAGTGGGGAGAAGCCTTACCAGTGTGAACGGTGCCAGCAG AACTTTTCACGGACAGACCGGCTATTGCGGCATCGACGGTTGTGTCAGGGTCGCGGCGTAGCCAAAGTAGAGAACCAGCCATGCTGCGAACCACGCCCATACCCCCAAGAACCCCCACCCGCGCCCCAAACCTGGAGTCCCCTGCACCCCCCTCCAGGCCGACTGGCGGTTTGA
- the znf740a gene encoding uncharacterized protein znf740a isoform X3 has translation MSHLPSSSVRDHMKWAGLLGCEAVLSSMALMQASSMAAPPKKMMAPLGHGPPQREGPDRAPQSHMILPSGMSCPPLVRTHFGNLIRKEGEFQAPRLLDEKEMRANEDMQQKKKNRKSVTPCKGTGGDENGPSSKVQKNFICDHCYGAFRSGYHLKRHILIHTGEKPYACAVCDMRFIQRYHLERHSLIHTGVKPYACSMCDMRFFQRYHLERHRLTHTGMRPFTVPSSRVKPYACSMCDMRFFQRYHLARHSLTHTGVKPYACSMCDMRFFQRYHLARHSLTHTGVKPYACSMCDMRFFQRYHLARHTLTHTGVKPYACSMCDMRFFQRYHLARHSLTHTGVKPYACTMCDMRFIQRYQLERHSLTHTGVKPYACTMCDKRFFQRYHLARHSLTHMGVKPYACTMCDMKFFQRYHLARHSLTHTGVKPYACTMCDKRFFQRYHLARHSLTHMGVKPFACTMCDMRFVQRYHLARHSLTHTGVKPYACTMCDKRFFQRYHLARHSLTHMGVKPFACTMCDMRFVQRYHLARHSLTHTGVKPYACSMCDMRFIQRNHLERHSLTHTGEKPFACDMCDMRFIQRYHLERHKRVHSGEKPYQCERCQQNFSRTDRLLRHRRLCQGRGVAKVENQPCCEPRPYPQEPPPAPQTWSPLHPPPGRLAV, from the exons ATGTCACATCTGCCCAGCAGCTCAGTCCGCGACCATATGAAATGG gcGGGGCTGCTTGGCTGCGAGGCTGTCCTCTCCAGCATGGCCCTGATGCAGGCCAGCTCCATGGCCGCTCCGCCCAAAAAAATGATGGCTCCACTTGGCCATGGACCACCGCAGAGAGAGGGACCTGATCGTGCTCCCCAGAGCCATATGATCCTCCCATCCGGAATGAGCTGTCCACCCCTGGTTAGGACCCACTTCGGAAAT CTTATCCGGAAGGAAGGTGAATTCCAAGCTCCCCGCCTGCTGGATGAGAAGGAGATGAGGGCCAACGAGGAcatgcagcagaaaaaaaagaacaggaaATCAGTTACACCCTGCAAA GGCACAGGTGGAGATGAGAATGGTCCATCATCCAAAGTGCAGAAAAACTTTATTTGTGATCACTGTTACGGAGCATTTAGAAGTGGATACCACCTGAAGAGACACATCCTCATTCATACAG GGGAGAAGCCGTATGCTTGTGCCGTATGTGACATGAGGTTTATTCAGCGTTACCACCTGGAGAGACACAGCCTCATTCACACGG gggtgaAGCCGTACGCTTGTTCCATGTGTGACATGAGGTTTTTCCAGCGTTACCACCTGGAGAGACACAGACTCACTCATACGGGTATGCGTCCATTTACCGTACCCAGTTCAA GGGTGAAGCCGTACGCTTGCTCCATGTGTGACATGAGATTCTTCCAACGTTACCATCTGGCAAGACACAGCCTCACTCATACTG GGGTGAAGCCATACGCTTGCTCCATGTGTGACATGAGATTTTTCCAACGCTACCACTTGGCAAGGCACAGCCTCACTCACACGG GGGTGAAGCCATATGCTTGCTCCATGTGTGATATGAGATTTTTCCAGAGATACCACCTGGCAAGACACACTCTCACCCATACGG GGGTGAAGCCATACGCTTGCTCCATGTGTGACATGAGGTTCTTCCAGCGTTACCATTTGGCAAGACACAGCCTCACTCATACTG GGGTGAAGCCGTATGCTTGTACCATGTGTGACATGAGGTTTATACAACGTTACCAACTGGAGAGACACAGTCTTACTCATACGG GGGTGAAGCCGTACGCTTGCACCATGTGTGACAAGAGGTTTTTTCAGCGCTACCACCTGGCAAGACACAGCCTCACTCATATGG GTGTGAAACCTTATGCTTGCACCATGTGTGACATGAAGTTTTTTCAGCGTTACCACCTGGCGAGACACAGCCTCACTCATACGG GTGTGAAACCTTATGCTTGCACCATGTGTGACAAGAGGTTTTTTCAGCGCTACCACCTGGCGAGACACAGCCTCACTCATATGG GTGTGAAACCTTTTGCTTGCACCATGTGTGACATGAGGTTTGTTCAGCGTTACCACCTGGCGAGACACAGCCTCACTCATACGG GTGTGAAACCTTATGCTTGCACCATGTGTGACAAGAGGTTTTTTCAGCGCTACCACCTGGCGAGACACAGCCTCACTCATATGG GTGTGAAACCTTTTGCTTGCACCATGTGTGACATGAGGTTTGTTCAGCGCTACCACCTGGCGAGACACAGCCTCACTCATACGG gggtgAAGCCGTATGCTTGTTCCATGTGTGACATGAGGTTTATTCAGCGTAACCACCTGGAGAGACACAGCCTCACTCATACGG GAGAGAAGCCATTTGCTTGTGACATGTGTGATATGAGGTTTATCCAGCGCTACCACCTTGAGAGACACAAGCGTGTCCATAGTGGGGAGAAGCCTTACCAGTGTGAACGGTGCCAGCAG AACTTTTCACGGACAGACCGGCTATTGCGGCATCGACGGTTGTGTCAGGGTCGCGGCGTAGCCAAAGTAGAGAACCAGCCATGCTGCGAACCACGCCCATACCCCCAAGAACCCCCACCCGCGCCCCAAACCTGGAGTCCCCTGCACCCCCCTCCAGGCCGACTGGCGGTTTGA
- the znf740a gene encoding uncharacterized protein znf740a isoform X8, protein MSHLPSSSVRDHMKWAGLLGCEAVLSSMALMQASSMAAPPKKMMAPLGHGPPQREGPDRAPQSHMILPSGMSCPPLVRTHFGNLIRKEGEFQAPRLLDEKEMRANEDMQQKKKNRKSVTPCKVREQEGRGGKGTGGDENGPSSKVQKNFICDHCYGAFRSGYHLKRHILIHTGEKPYACAVCDMRFIQRYHLERHSLIHTGVKPYACSMCDMRFFQRYHLERHRLTHTGMRPFTVPSSRVKPYACSMCDMRFFQRYHLARHSLTHTGVKPYACSMCDMRFFQRYHLARHSLTHTGVKPYACSMCDMRFFQRYHLARHTLTHTGVKPYACSMCDMRFFQRYHLARHSLTHTGVKPYACTMCDMRFIQRYQLERHSLTHTGVKPYACTMCDKRFFQRYHLARHSLTHMGVKPYACTMCDMKFFQRYHLARHSLTHTGVKPYACTMCDKRFFQRYHLARHSLTHMGVKPFACTMCDMRFVQRYHLARHSLTHTGVKPYACTMCDKRFFQRYHLARHSLTHMGVKPFACTMCDMRFVQRYHLARHSLTHTGEKPFACDMCDMRFIQRYHLERHKRVHSGEKPYQCERCQQNFSRTDRLLRHRRLCQGRGVAKVENQPCCEPRPYPQEPPPAPQTWSPLHPPPGRLAV, encoded by the exons ATGTCACATCTGCCCAGCAGCTCAGTCCGCGACCATATGAAATGG gcGGGGCTGCTTGGCTGCGAGGCTGTCCTCTCCAGCATGGCCCTGATGCAGGCCAGCTCCATGGCCGCTCCGCCCAAAAAAATGATGGCTCCACTTGGCCATGGACCACCGCAGAGAGAGGGACCTGATCGTGCTCCCCAGAGCCATATGATCCTCCCATCCGGAATGAGCTGTCCACCCCTGGTTAGGACCCACTTCGGAAAT CTTATCCGGAAGGAAGGTGAATTCCAAGCTCCCCGCCTGCTGGATGAGAAGGAGATGAGGGCCAACGAGGAcatgcagcagaaaaaaaagaacaggaaATCAGTTACACCCTGCAAAGTGAGAGAACAAGAAGGAAGGGGAGGGAAG GGCACAGGTGGAGATGAGAATGGTCCATCATCCAAAGTGCAGAAAAACTTTATTTGTGATCACTGTTACGGAGCATTTAGAAGTGGATACCACCTGAAGAGACACATCCTCATTCATACAG GGGAGAAGCCGTATGCTTGTGCCGTATGTGACATGAGGTTTATTCAGCGTTACCACCTGGAGAGACACAGCCTCATTCACACGG gggtgaAGCCGTACGCTTGTTCCATGTGTGACATGAGGTTTTTCCAGCGTTACCACCTGGAGAGACACAGACTCACTCATACGGGTATGCGTCCATTTACCGTACCCAGTTCAA GGGTGAAGCCGTACGCTTGCTCCATGTGTGACATGAGATTCTTCCAACGTTACCATCTGGCAAGACACAGCCTCACTCATACTG GGGTGAAGCCATACGCTTGCTCCATGTGTGACATGAGATTTTTCCAACGCTACCACTTGGCAAGGCACAGCCTCACTCACACGG GGGTGAAGCCATATGCTTGCTCCATGTGTGATATGAGATTTTTCCAGAGATACCACCTGGCAAGACACACTCTCACCCATACGG GGGTGAAGCCATACGCTTGCTCCATGTGTGACATGAGGTTCTTCCAGCGTTACCATTTGGCAAGACACAGCCTCACTCATACTG GGGTGAAGCCGTATGCTTGTACCATGTGTGACATGAGGTTTATACAACGTTACCAACTGGAGAGACACAGTCTTACTCATACGG GGGTGAAGCCGTACGCTTGCACCATGTGTGACAAGAGGTTTTTTCAGCGCTACCACCTGGCAAGACACAGCCTCACTCATATGG GTGTGAAACCTTATGCTTGCACCATGTGTGACATGAAGTTTTTTCAGCGTTACCACCTGGCGAGACACAGCCTCACTCATACGG GTGTGAAACCTTATGCTTGCACCATGTGTGACAAGAGGTTTTTTCAGCGCTACCACCTGGCGAGACACAGCCTCACTCATATGG GTGTGAAACCTTTTGCTTGCACCATGTGTGACATGAGGTTTGTTCAGCGTTACCACCTGGCGAGACACAGCCTCACTCATACGG GTGTGAAACCTTATGCTTGCACCATGTGTGACAAGAGGTTTTTTCAGCGCTACCACCTGGCGAGACACAGCCTCACTCATATGG GTGTGAAACCTTTTGCTTGCACCATGTGTGACATGAGGTTTGTTCAGCGCTACCACCTGGCGAGACACAGCCTCACTCATACGG GAGAGAAGCCATTTGCTTGTGACATGTGTGATATGAGGTTTATCCAGCGCTACCACCTTGAGAGACACAAGCGTGTCCATAGTGGGGAGAAGCCTTACCAGTGTGAACGGTGCCAGCAG AACTTTTCACGGACAGACCGGCTATTGCGGCATCGACGGTTGTGTCAGGGTCGCGGCGTAGCCAAAGTAGAGAACCAGCCATGCTGCGAACCACGCCCATACCCCCAAGAACCCCCACCCGCGCCCCAAACCTGGAGTCCCCTGCACCCCCCTCCAGGCCGACTGGCGGTTTGA
- the znf740a gene encoding uncharacterized protein znf740a isoform X6, translating to MSHLPSSSVRDHMKWAGLLGCEAVLSSMALMQASSMAAPPKKMMAPLGHGPPQREGPDRAPQSHMILPSGMSCPPLVRTHFGNLIRKEGEFQAPRLLDEKEMRANEDMQQKKKNRKSVTPCKVREQEGRGGKGTGGDENGPSSKVQKNFICDHCYGAFRSGYHLKRHILIHTGEKPYACAVCDMRFIQRYHLERHSLIHTGVKPYACSMCDMRFFQRYHLERHRLTHTGMRPFTVPSSRVKPYACSMCDMRFFQRYHLARHSLTHTGVKPYACSMCDMRFFQRYHLARHSLTHTGVKPYACSMCDMRFFQRYHLARHTLTHTGVKPYACSMCDMRFFQRYHLARHSLTHTGVKPYACTMCDMRFIQRYQLERHSLTHTGVKPYACTMCDKRFFQRYHLARHSLTHMGVKPYACTMCDMKFFQRYHLARHSLTHTGVKPYACTMCDKRFFQRYHLARHSLTHMGVKPFACTMCDMRFVQRYHLARHSLTHTGVKPYACTMCDKRFFQRYHLARHSLTHMGVKPYACSMCDMRFIQRNHLERHSLTHTGEKPFACDMCDMRFIQRYHLERHKRVHSGEKPYQCERCQQNFSRTDRLLRHRRLCQGRGVAKVENQPCCEPRPYPQEPPPAPQTWSPLHPPPGRLAV from the exons ATGTCACATCTGCCCAGCAGCTCAGTCCGCGACCATATGAAATGG gcGGGGCTGCTTGGCTGCGAGGCTGTCCTCTCCAGCATGGCCCTGATGCAGGCCAGCTCCATGGCCGCTCCGCCCAAAAAAATGATGGCTCCACTTGGCCATGGACCACCGCAGAGAGAGGGACCTGATCGTGCTCCCCAGAGCCATATGATCCTCCCATCCGGAATGAGCTGTCCACCCCTGGTTAGGACCCACTTCGGAAAT CTTATCCGGAAGGAAGGTGAATTCCAAGCTCCCCGCCTGCTGGATGAGAAGGAGATGAGGGCCAACGAGGAcatgcagcagaaaaaaaagaacaggaaATCAGTTACACCCTGCAAAGTGAGAGAACAAGAAGGAAGGGGAGGGAAG GGCACAGGTGGAGATGAGAATGGTCCATCATCCAAAGTGCAGAAAAACTTTATTTGTGATCACTGTTACGGAGCATTTAGAAGTGGATACCACCTGAAGAGACACATCCTCATTCATACAG GGGAGAAGCCGTATGCTTGTGCCGTATGTGACATGAGGTTTATTCAGCGTTACCACCTGGAGAGACACAGCCTCATTCACACGG gggtgaAGCCGTACGCTTGTTCCATGTGTGACATGAGGTTTTTCCAGCGTTACCACCTGGAGAGACACAGACTCACTCATACGGGTATGCGTCCATTTACCGTACCCAGTTCAA GGGTGAAGCCGTACGCTTGCTCCATGTGTGACATGAGATTCTTCCAACGTTACCATCTGGCAAGACACAGCCTCACTCATACTG GGGTGAAGCCATACGCTTGCTCCATGTGTGACATGAGATTTTTCCAACGCTACCACTTGGCAAGGCACAGCCTCACTCACACGG GGGTGAAGCCATATGCTTGCTCCATGTGTGATATGAGATTTTTCCAGAGATACCACCTGGCAAGACACACTCTCACCCATACGG GGGTGAAGCCATACGCTTGCTCCATGTGTGACATGAGGTTCTTCCAGCGTTACCATTTGGCAAGACACAGCCTCACTCATACTG GGGTGAAGCCGTATGCTTGTACCATGTGTGACATGAGGTTTATACAACGTTACCAACTGGAGAGACACAGTCTTACTCATACGG GGGTGAAGCCGTACGCTTGCACCATGTGTGACAAGAGGTTTTTTCAGCGCTACCACCTGGCAAGACACAGCCTCACTCATATGG GTGTGAAACCTTATGCTTGCACCATGTGTGACATGAAGTTTTTTCAGCGTTACCACCTGGCGAGACACAGCCTCACTCATACGG GTGTGAAACCTTATGCTTGCACCATGTGTGACAAGAGGTTTTTTCAGCGCTACCACCTGGCGAGACACAGCCTCACTCATATGG GTGTGAAACCTTTTGCTTGCACCATGTGTGACATGAGGTTTGTTCAGCGTTACCACCTGGCGAGACACAGCCTCACTCATACGG GTGTGAAACCTTATGCTTGCACCATGTGTGACAAGAGGTTTTTTCAGCGCTACCACCTGGCGAGACACAGCCTCACTCATATGG gggtgAAGCCGTATGCTTGTTCCATGTGTGACATGAGGTTTATTCAGCGTAACCACCTGGAGAGACACAGCCTCACTCATACGG GAGAGAAGCCATTTGCTTGTGACATGTGTGATATGAGGTTTATCCAGCGCTACCACCTTGAGAGACACAAGCGTGTCCATAGTGGGGAGAAGCCTTACCAGTGTGAACGGTGCCAGCAG AACTTTTCACGGACAGACCGGCTATTGCGGCATCGACGGTTGTGTCAGGGTCGCGGCGTAGCCAAAGTAGAGAACCAGCCATGCTGCGAACCACGCCCATACCCCCAAGAACCCCCACCCGCGCCCCAAACCTGGAGTCCCCTGCACCCCCCTCCAGGCCGACTGGCGGTTTGA
- the znf740a gene encoding uncharacterized protein znf740a isoform X15, whose amino-acid sequence MSHLPSSSVRDHMKWAGLLGCEAVLSSMALMQASSMAAPPKKMMAPLGHGPPQREGPDRAPQSHMILPSGMSCPPLVRTHFGNLIRKEGEFQAPRLLDEKEMRANEDMQQKKKNRKSVTPCKVREQEGRGGKGTGGDENGPSSKVQKNFICDHCYGAFRSGYHLKRHILIHTGEKPYACAVCDMRFIQRYHLERHSLIHTGVKPYACSMCDMRFFQRYHLERHRLTHTGMRPFTVPSSRVKPYACSMCDMRFFQRYHLARHSLTHTGVKPYACSMCDMRFFQRYHLARHSLTHTGVKPYACSMCDMRFFQRYHLARHTLTHTGVKPYACSMCDMRFFQRYHLARHSLTHTGVKPYACTMCDMRFIQRYQLERHSLTHTGVKPYACTMCDKRFFQRYHLARHSLTHMGVKPFACTMCDMRFVQRYHLARHSLTHTGVKPYACTMCDKRFFQRYHLARHSLTHMGVKPFACTMCDMRFVQRYHLARHSLTHTGVKPYACSMCDMRFIQRNHLERHSLTHTGEKPFACDMCDMRFIQRYHLERHKRVHSGEKPYQCERCQQNFSRTDRLLRHRRLCQGRGVAKVENQPCCEPRPYPQEPPPAPQTWSPLHPPPGRLAV is encoded by the exons ATGTCACATCTGCCCAGCAGCTCAGTCCGCGACCATATGAAATGG gcGGGGCTGCTTGGCTGCGAGGCTGTCCTCTCCAGCATGGCCCTGATGCAGGCCAGCTCCATGGCCGCTCCGCCCAAAAAAATGATGGCTCCACTTGGCCATGGACCACCGCAGAGAGAGGGACCTGATCGTGCTCCCCAGAGCCATATGATCCTCCCATCCGGAATGAGCTGTCCACCCCTGGTTAGGACCCACTTCGGAAAT CTTATCCGGAAGGAAGGTGAATTCCAAGCTCCCCGCCTGCTGGATGAGAAGGAGATGAGGGCCAACGAGGAcatgcagcagaaaaaaaagaacaggaaATCAGTTACACCCTGCAAAGTGAGAGAACAAGAAGGAAGGGGAGGGAAG GGCACAGGTGGAGATGAGAATGGTCCATCATCCAAAGTGCAGAAAAACTTTATTTGTGATCACTGTTACGGAGCATTTAGAAGTGGATACCACCTGAAGAGACACATCCTCATTCATACAG GGGAGAAGCCGTATGCTTGTGCCGTATGTGACATGAGGTTTATTCAGCGTTACCACCTGGAGAGACACAGCCTCATTCACACGG gggtgaAGCCGTACGCTTGTTCCATGTGTGACATGAGGTTTTTCCAGCGTTACCACCTGGAGAGACACAGACTCACTCATACGGGTATGCGTCCATTTACCGTACCCAGTTCAA GGGTGAAGCCGTACGCTTGCTCCATGTGTGACATGAGATTCTTCCAACGTTACCATCTGGCAAGACACAGCCTCACTCATACTG GGGTGAAGCCATACGCTTGCTCCATGTGTGACATGAGATTTTTCCAACGCTACCACTTGGCAAGGCACAGCCTCACTCACACGG GGGTGAAGCCATATGCTTGCTCCATGTGTGATATGAGATTTTTCCAGAGATACCACCTGGCAAGACACACTCTCACCCATACGG GGGTGAAGCCATACGCTTGCTCCATGTGTGACATGAGGTTCTTCCAGCGTTACCATTTGGCAAGACACAGCCTCACTCATACTG GGGTGAAGCCGTATGCTTGTACCATGTGTGACATGAGGTTTATACAACGTTACCAACTGGAGAGACACAGTCTTACTCATACGG GTGTGAAACCTTATGCTTGCACCATGTGTGACAAGAGGTTTTTTCAGCGCTACCACCTGGCGAGACACAGCCTCACTCATATGG GTGTGAAACCTTTTGCTTGCACCATGTGTGACATGAGGTTTGTTCAGCGTTACCACCTGGCGAGACACAGCCTCACTCATACGG GTGTGAAACCTTATGCTTGCACCATGTGTGACAAGAGGTTTTTTCAGCGCTACCACCTGGCGAGACACAGCCTCACTCATATGG GTGTGAAACCTTTTGCTTGCACCATGTGTGACATGAGGTTTGTTCAGCGCTACCACCTGGCGAGACACAGCCTCACTCATACGG gggtgAAGCCGTATGCTTGTTCCATGTGTGACATGAGGTTTATTCAGCGTAACCACCTGGAGAGACACAGCCTCACTCATACGG GAGAGAAGCCATTTGCTTGTGACATGTGTGATATGAGGTTTATCCAGCGCTACCACCTTGAGAGACACAAGCGTGTCCATAGTGGGGAGAAGCCTTACCAGTGTGAACGGTGCCAGCAG AACTTTTCACGGACAGACCGGCTATTGCGGCATCGACGGTTGTGTCAGGGTCGCGGCGTAGCCAAAGTAGAGAACCAGCCATGCTGCGAACCACGCCCATACCCCCAAGAACCCCCACCCGCGCCCCAAACCTGGAGTCCCCTGCACCCCCCTCCAGGCCGACTGGCGGTTTGA